One stretch of Mustelus asterias chromosome 21, sMusAst1.hap1.1, whole genome shotgun sequence DNA includes these proteins:
- the atf4a gene encoding cyclic AMP-dependent transcription factor ATF-4, translating to MMSVPPDSFSSLMEDFVSLLDSPFLTAEGDPCLLHADLEESGPVKSCLRPLPFGGNEESDASSQCPCVDSLLDTDNIVGDAFTGLDWMLEKVDFFDTLMVDENGSPSSEELLAVLDSSCDLLEELPFDSLPTKPQVADLGLSLDLEPFPNSPPGSDQLAPGTPTITPESLPFSPDDLFHFGVEKEVSVSDGMELLQSSPLQDSCKEMDEPLDSDSGVGSSPPHSPGESSDSVSEGSPHASGSSLGNASEGSPQTSGCSLENVSEGSPQTNGSPLGSSASEGSPQTSESSPDDFSPARPKPYDRPSAENVGSLSKVKVSGMEPRGIEKKLKKMEQNKSAATRYRQKKRAEHGAIVAECSLLEEKNKNLQEKADSLAKEIQYLKGLIEEVRKAKSSKNAKSL from the exons ATGATGTCAGTTCCACCAGATTCTTTCTCTTCCCTGATGGAGGACTTCGTGTCCCTCCTCGATTCGCCGTTTCTGACGGCTGAAGGGGACCCGTGTCTCCTGCACGCGGATCTGGAGGAGTCCGGGCCGGTGAAATCGTGCCTCAGACCACTCCCATTTGGTGGCAATGAGGAAAGCGATGCGTCCTCCCAGTGCCCTTGTGTCGACTCGTTACTGGACACAGACAATATTGTGG GGGATGCATTCACCGGCTTGGACTGGATGTTAGAGAAGGTGGATTTCTTTGATACCTTGATGGTGGATGAGAATGGCTCTCCCTCCTCAGAGGAGTTACTGGCTGTCTTGGACAGTTCCTGTGACCTCCTGGAAGAATTGCCTTTTGATTCCTTGCCAACCAAACCACAAGTAGCGGACCTTGGCTTGAGCCTTGATCTTGAGCCATTCCCAAATTCACCCCCAGGGTCAGATCAGCTGGCTCCTGGAACCCCGACCATTACCCCAGAATCTTTACCCTTCTCCCCTGACGATTTATTCCactttggagttgagaaggaagtTAGTGTTTCAGATGGTATGGAGTTGCTTCAGTCCTCGCCTCTGCAGGATTCCTGCAAAGAGATGGATGAACCATTGGATTCTGACAGTGGAGTTGGGAGcagtccccctcactcccctggtgAATCTTCTGACAGTGTGTCGGAAGGATCGCCACATGCCAGTGGATCCTCGCTGGGAAATGCTTCAGAAGGGTCCCCACAGACCAGTGGATGCTCACTGGAAAATGTGTCTGAAGGATCGCCACAGACCAATGGGTCTCCACTGGGAAGTAGTGCGTCAGAAGGATCACCGCAAACTAGTGAATCCTCACCCGATGACTTTAGTCCCGCAAGGCCAAAACCATACGATCGCCCCAGTGCAGAAAACGTAGGCAGTTTGTCGAAAGTAAAAGTTAGTGGTATGGAGCCAAGAGGTATAGAGAAAAAGTTGAAGAAGATGGAGCAGAACAAAAGTGCAGCGACACGGTATAGACAGAAGAAGAGAGCAGAGCATGGTGCTATagttgcagaatgtagtttatTGGAGGAAAAGAATAAAAACTTGCAAGAGAAAGCTGATTCATTAGCAAAGGAAATTCAGTATTTAAAAGGCTTGATAGAAGAAGTTAGGAAAGCTAAAAGTAGTAAAAATGCAAAAAGCTTGTAA